In Psychrobacter immobilis, a single genomic region encodes these proteins:
- a CDS encoding SPOR domain-containing protein, whose translation MLAKKPKGATEKRKTSSVSGLLWMFVGAVLTLMIGVFIYLSPLFDFSPADSTAGNDPDRQVQPRVDTDTDNGDYEFYDILPNQEMATIPDEDIAETGNDRIGDISAFEPDVVVTQPEDGSASRNDDTGNFGISENTVIAPSRGNNAATSNSGDDIVIVEEDATYDGSTPASSNNTSNNTGAGTASVQAAKPAATYILQINSFGDADEADRRRAQVLMAGVDARVVKNTTGNGLPIYQVISRPMNNRQAVTTAQQRLQNNGIDSIIVEQRR comes from the coding sequence ATGCTAGCCAAAAAACCTAAAGGTGCGACTGAAAAACGCAAAACAAGTAGCGTATCAGGCTTATTGTGGATGTTTGTCGGGGCTGTATTGACCCTTATGATAGGGGTGTTTATATACTTGTCACCATTATTTGATTTCAGTCCCGCTGACAGCACCGCTGGTAATGATCCTGATCGTCAGGTACAGCCACGTGTCGACACTGATACTGATAATGGTGATTATGAGTTCTATGATATTTTGCCCAATCAAGAGATGGCGACTATTCCTGATGAAGATATTGCTGAGACAGGCAATGATCGCATAGGGGATATCAGTGCCTTTGAGCCTGATGTGGTGGTGACTCAACCTGAAGATGGCTCAGCCAGTCGCAATGATGATACTGGTAACTTTGGTATCTCTGAAAATACAGTGATTGCGCCCAGTCGTGGCAATAACGCTGCTACCAGTAATAGCGGCGATGACATTGTGATCGTTGAAGAAGACGCGACCTATGATGGATCGACGCCTGCTAGTAGCAATAATACGTCCAATAATACGGGCGCAGGTACTGCTAGCGTTCAGGCTGCAAAACCTGCGGCAACTTATATTTTGCAGATCAACAGCTTCGGTGATGCGGATGAAGCAGATCGCCGCCGTGCTCAAGTGTTGATGGCAGGTGTAGACGCTCGCGTGGTCAAGAATACGACGGGTAATGGTTTGCCAATCTATCAAGTTATTTCTCGCCCGATGAATAACCGCCAAGCAGTAACCACTGCTCAGCAGCGCCTACAAAATAATGGTATTGACTCCATTATTGTTGAACAGCGTCGTTAA